TCTACCGCTACGACGACGAAGGCGTGGCGGCCCGGCCCGTTACCTTAATGAAGGACGGCGTACTCACGGGCCGGCTCCACTCACGCCGGACCGCTGCCGAGTTCGGCGAGCCGATTACCGGCCACTGCGTGGCTGAGGACTACCGCTACCCTCCCATCATCCGGATGGGCTGCATCTTCATCGAGCCGCGCGACAAGCCCAAGGATGAGCTGTTGTCCCGACTTGGCGACGGACTGTACCTCTGCAACCACATGGGCGGCCAGACTACCGGCGAGAATTTCACTTTCGGAGCCCAGTTCGGCTACGAGGTGAAGGACGGCAAACCGGGCAAGATGCTCCGCGACATCAACATCTCGGGCAACCTGTATGCAACCCTGAAGAACATCAGCGCGGTGGGGAATGACCTGACCCTGCGCGAGGTCGGCGGTTGCGGCAAGGGACAGACGAACAACCGGTCCTGCAACGGCGCGCCCCACGTGCTCGTGGAAAGCCTGGTAGTGGGAGGCAGATAATGGAACGACTGCTGGAAATCGCCCGCAAGAATGCCGATGCCGCGACCGTGTTCGGCACGAGCGACACAAGTGACGGGGTGGAGTTCGAGAACGGCCGGCTCAAGGCCGCGGACACCAGTCTCAGTTCCGGCACGGCGCTGACCCTGGTCAAGGAAGGGAAGCAAGGGCTCGCATACACTCGCAACCTGATTGACCGCGAAGGCCTTGTGCGCGACGCCCTGGCCGCACTGGCCGGCGGAGTCGAGGCTCCCGGCGAACTGCCGAAGCCGGTGAAGCTGCCGAAGCTCGCCACGGCGCAGGAGGCTGCCGGCGGCAATGCGGCGCTGGCCGAGGAATGCCGCCGGATGACCGAGTGGCTGTCAGGACGGGTGAAGGGCCAGGTCAACGTGATGGCTGCCCACAGCACCCGCGACCTGCGCGTAATGACGAGCAGCGGCGTGGATGCGTCCACGCATCAGACGAGTTACTTCGCCATGGCCGGTGTCCTGTACCCCGGCTCCTACTCGGGAGTCAGGCGCGTACTCTCTGCCAAGGCACCGGTCCCGTTTGCCGAAGAAGACCTCCGGTTCATTGCCGACATCTACAACGCGTCGGAAAAGGAGGCGAAGGGTGTCTCCGGTAGAACCCGTGTGCTCTTCCTGCCGAACGCCGTCTTCGCGCTGGCCTGGCGCCTGCTCACGGCGACCAACGCCCGCTTCGTGTACGAAAAGGTGTCGCCGCTCGCCGGCCGCATCGGCGAGCAGGTGCTCAGCGACAGGCTGACACTCAAGGACGAGCCCTTGAACGACAGCCTGCCCGGCGCGCGCTCACTCGACGACGAAGGCACGCCCTGTCGCGACCTGGCACTGTTCGAGCATGGTGTGCTGAAGAGCTTCTACAATGACCGGTTCTACGCACATAAGACGGGCGCGGCGCCGACCGGGCACGGATATCGTGGCGGAATCACTTCGCCGCCGTCGCCGTCGCTCGAGCACGCCACGATTTCCCCCGGCGAGCACTCGCTCGCGCAGATGGTGAAGCTCCTCGGTCGTGGGGTCATCGCATCCGACGTGATGGGAGCGCACTCCGGCAACCGTCTCCACGGCGACTACTCGGTCGGGCTTGCACCCGGGCTCTGGGTCGAGGACGGTAAGATTGTCGGCGTGGTCAAGGACTCGATGGTTTCAGGTAACGTCTACGAAGACATGAAGAATGTCGTCGCGGTCGAGGACACCGTCCACGACGCGCCGATGGGTCGGTTCCCGGCCCTGTTGCTCGACAACATCAGCTTCACGACCCGCGGCTAGTATCCGTTCTCGATAGCAAGGGGCGGCACGCGCCGCCCCTTCCCTTCCCTCCGCACGTCTGACTTCTTACATCTAGCTTCTGACTTCTGACTCCGTCTGAAAACTCACTCTATCCCTCGATCATTCCATCCCTCTCCTAGAACACGTGGCCGCTGTGCATGACCAGGTTCCAACCGTCAGGCGTGAACCCGACATCTACGCCCACAATCTGGCTCTCGTTTGGTCCGAAGCTGAAACTCGGCCCGAACCCAACCGATGGATGGAAGCCGCCCAAGTTCATCCGGCTGAATGAAGGCTGAAACTGGCCGAAGTCAGCAAAGACCACGCCGCTCACAAGTGACCATATCGGAAACCGGTATTCCAGTTGCCCGATGACCGATGCCCGGTCGCGGAACCGGAAAGGCATGTAGCCGCGTCCCAGCGTGTCCCCGCCGAACTCGGGCAGGTAGTAGAATGGCACGTCCCCGAACGCCTGCTGGCACAGCAGCCTGCCCGCCAGGATGTGCCTGTGCGCGGCTGACACATATCCCCTCGCGTCGAAGATAACCTTCTCGAAACTGTGGCTGTTCGGCAGCAGCTTGGGCGCAACCTGCGCGCCGAGACCGACATAGTGGCCGTACCACGGATTGTCCTGATGGTCCCGAGTATCGTGGGCCAGGGTCAGCGTCAATGCAATCTCGTTTCCCCCGTTGTGTCCGGCCAACGTGTCGGGCAAGACCTGGCCTGCTCCCGGCAATGTGACGGTGTGCTGACCGTCATCACCAATCAGTTTCGTGTCATTTCGTGTCTTCGTGGCTCCGATGTCGGTTCCGGGATAGGGGCGGACCGCCGTCTGGTCGAATACAAGGTAGCTCAGTGCCTTCCACGGTCCGGAAATCCGCATCCTGCTGCTGGCCCACTCTCTGAAGATGAAATTCGAGTACTCAGTCGTCTCGTCCAGTCGCGTGTCGTTGCCGAGGCCGTAGAACAGCCGGTTCTCGTCGTCAAAGTGCATGCCGGCGCGCAGCGCCGTGCGCGGAATGGGGCTGGGCAGGTCGAGCACCGTGTTCGCGAACCACATATTGCGGATGCTGTACATGAAGTCGGCCTCGGCAGTGATGCCGGTTCGGAGGAAATCGTAGTCGGTCGCGGTCCCGCCGGCCATCCACGACAGCAGCGGGTCCCAGTAGGGATAACCCAGGTACGAAAGCGAGTTCTCGCGGAACCGGCTCTCGCAGTCTGCGCACACCCGCCCGTTCTGCACCACAGTCTGGCCGTGCAGCATCACTCGCTCGATTCGGTTCGCGCTCAGCTCTCCCGTGTCAACCGAACCGCGCATGAAGACGAGGTTGGCACGATACCCGGGCGCAACTCGACCCAGCTCATTCTCTCGGCCAAGCTTCCTCGCATTGACGGCCGTCGCGGCAGTAATGACCACCGGGCGCGGAACCCCGACGATCTCGAATATCCGCATCTCAGCAAGAACGTCATCGCCGCAGTGGGTCTCGTGTGATTCCGGGAAGTCGGTGCCGATGCAGAGCGGCACGCCCGCCTTCGACGCATGCCTGATGGCATACTGCATGTGTACGCCCTCTGACGGCGTGCGCCTGAACCCGGCCCAGAAAGCCGGAGTCAAGTAGACGCCGCGCGCGGCCATCGCCACAAACAGACTCTCGGTCACAGTCTCGAATCCCTGCTCGATGCCATCCGCTCCGGCGTTGACCATGTCAAGCGCTTCCGATTGCGAACCCACCCGGGCAAACACCCTGAGCGCGTGCCGGTGCGCTTCGGCAATCGCTGCGCGCGCGACCTCCAGCTTCAACCGCGGAACCCTCCGCACCGAAAATGGGGACTGTACCGCAGCGAACTCGGTGAGCTGCTCCGAGGGACTGTCCCCTTTTTCGCCCTCCCCATCATAGACAATCGCGATGAAGTCCACACCCTCGCTTGCCATTGCCGCGACCTTCTTGCGCACTGCCGCTGTGTCGTTCGTCTGGAACGTTGCCAAGTCAATCAGATCATGCTCGCCCCTGTATGTCGTGCCGGCCGGATGGCCACCGGGTGCGGTTATCTGCGGCCCGGAGAAATAGAGCTCGGGCCCGGTGATTCTCCCCTTGTCCAAGGCTGCCCGCAGCCCTTGGTAAGCGGAGAGTGAACCACCCATGTCAGCTATCGTGGTCACGCCATTCAGCAACAAGTGCCGGCGGCTGCTAGCGAAAGCCGACATCGCCTCGGCCTCCAGCCTGCCCCGACCGTATCTCTCGAGGTTGTCAGTGTATGGTTTCGGTGGCTCCATGAAGTGACAGTGACCATCAATCAACCCGGGCATGACCGTAGCGTCGGTGGCGTCTATCGTCTCAGCGCCGGCCGGAATAACGAACCCGCTTTCCTCGACCGCCGCTATCCGACCGTCCTCGACAACTATCACCCGACTGCCGATGAACCTCTCCCCGTCGAACACGTTCCCGGCACGAATGTACGTAGCCCCATCCCCGGCGGCTCCGAGCAACGCAACTACAGCCAGAATCGAGACTGTCATATCACCCGGACCTCACAATCTGCAATCGACAATCGAAAATCTGAAATCCCGCGTTGCGGCGCCATGCCCGATGATACGAACCGTCAAGTCACCGGAAACCACAGTCAGCGCCCTTGGCAGACGGTACTTAGTGTTGTCTCACCACGACCCTTCGCACTACTTTCGCGGAAGTTGGTTCGCCGTGGACACCACATCATAGTCAACGCCTAAGGCGTGCTTGAAGTGCGCCTCGCCACACCTGACTTTGCGTACCTCCTCCTGCCTGGCATGCGCGGGCCAACCGGGGTCCTTGGTCTCGCGCACGAGATACAGCCGTGGGTCGGCTGTAGGCTCTCCTGTCGAATCACGGGACTCCCAGACTATGGCCCAGTCCGGGTTGTACTCGCCAACCGGCGTCTGGACCTTGAACCACTTTGGCAGCTTCACATAGAGCTTGACCTGGTCCATCCCGTCGAGGTCTTCTGCGAACTTGCGCTCGATGTCCGACTCGAAGACAACCCGGTCATACAGGCTGGACTCGCCAGCCGGAACCGTGTTGTCTTCCCACGCTGCGACCTCCTCGTCATCGTAGAACAGCTTCATGTCGTACCATGTGCCGTCCTTCAGGTACTTGATGCCGGCGACCAGCATGTCAGCCAACCTAGCCATGATGATGCGCACTGCCACTGTGGCGAACTCGTGCGGATTGTCTACCGCCGCCTGCTTCTGTGCCGTGCGCCGGAGGACAGCCAGCAACGTCCCTCGCGTCATTCTGACTGGTGGTGTCATCCCCTCCAGTAACTCCGACATCTTGGCCACGAGGTTGGGCAGCGGATAACGACCGGACAAATCAACAAGCGTCTGTGCTCCACTCGTCACCAGCGATCGGAACTCGTCTCCCTGTCCTACTTTCTCGGCTTTCAGTTCTACCTTGGTTATGGCGATCCGCGGCCTGCGAATTACAACTTGGTCTAGCTCTGCAACGACTTCGGAGATAAGTCGCTCCGTATCAATGCCAACGCTGTACCGGGTCTTGTGCTTGATCTGCTCCCAAAGCTCCTTGAACTCCGGCTTCAGCATGTGCGCCTTGCGCAGCTTGGCCACGGTCCGACGCCGGGCATTCGGCGGCTTGGGCGGAAGGCCATCCTTGCCATACTCCTCTTCGGTCTCGCGCTGCAGGCTCGCCACGTACTTCTCGTAGCTCTCGTTCGCCACGACCGTCAGCACGTTCACGTCCTCATCCCGTACACGCTCTCCGGCCTGATTCACCGCCAGTCGCACGCCCCGTCCGACCTCTTGTCGCTTCTTGATCTCCGACGCGGTCTGGTTGAGCGTGCATATCTGGAACACGTTCGGGTTGTCCCAGCCCTCGCGCAAGGCCGAATGCGAGAAGATGAAACTGACCTGCTTGCGCCGCCTGGCCTCCTCGCTGTCCTCTGGCAACGGGAACGACAGCAGCGACTCCTTGTCCTTCATTATCAGGTCGTAGGCTTCCTCGTCCGCCTTGGACCTGCCCGACGTCGAGTCCTGCAACTCTATGTCGCCGCCCCGATGCCGGCGCTGGGCGAAGTACGCAGCCTGCACGTCCTCCACCTTCGTGTCGCGCCAGTCAGGATGCTCAGCCTTTAGCCGCTCGAACGTCTGGTTGAACAGCCTGCGGATGACGCCATTCTCGCTCTGGTAGTTGTCCACGCGGTCAATGAAGAATAGCGAAAGCACCTTAATACCCTTGTCCCGGAGCCGGCGCTGCTTCCGGAAGTGCTCCTTAATCGTATCCTCGATCTGGGCCGCGAAGATGGCCTCGCGGTCCGCGCCTTGCGACTCGCCCGGCTTCAACTCAATGCCGTTCCCGAACCGGACATACCGGCTCGTTATCTCATCGACTGCGAACCCGGCATAGTCATCCCGGCCCGTCAGTTCCTTCAGGTTGTCGTCCGGCCGGACCGTGAGGACCTTCTCCTTGACCGACTTGTCGGCCATCAGCCTCTGCACGGCAATGCGGGCCGACAGCCGGGTCTTCTCGGTGCGGATGCCCTCAAGTCGCAGGTAGGGCAGATTGGCGTCGTCTATCTGCTCGACGCCCGCCACCTCGATTCGTTTCACCAGGCCCTGCCGGTACGCCTCGAAAGGCGTCAGGCGGTGGACGAGGTTGTATGGATTCCGGTGCGTGGCGCTGTAGCGCAGGGCAAACAGCGGGTCAAGCGCAGCCAGTGACCGCACGCTCAACTCGCTCTCCATGTTCTGCGGCTCATCGAGAATGAGAATCGGTCTTGCCGCCTGAATCATGTGCAGCGGCACTTCTCCGCTCAACTGGTCCCGGCTCTGCCGAATCACGTTCGAGGTCTTGTTGAACGAGTCTATGGTCATCACCATGAACTCGACCGAGTCCGACACCGCGAACTGTCGCACCTGTGCCAAGCTGGCCGAGTCGTAGACGCTGAATCGGTACGGTACGTTCTGATAGAGGTCGCGCAAATGCGTCCGGGTGACCTCAAACGTCTTGAGCACGCCCTCGCGGATGGCCACTGACGGCACGACCACGACGAACTTCCTCATTCCGTATCGGTGGTACAACTCCAACGCTGTTCTGATGTAAACGTACGTCTTGCCCGTGCCGGTCTCCATCTCGACCGAGAAGTTCCCGAACCGAGCCTGCTTCGGCCCGGACACGGCCTCAATCGACTCCTCTATCAACTCCAGCCGCTCGTCCGGCTTCAGCCCGTTCACGACCTGCACCTTCTGCAGGTTGGCGAGCACCGCAGCCTCGTCCAACTCCAGCCGGTTCGGTACGGCAGGGAAAGTCGCACCCAACTCGAACGACAGGTCCTTCTCCACGCGCATCTGGCCCTCGAACAGATCAACCACCGCGGCTATGGCCTGAAGTTGGTATTCCTGATTGGCGTCGAAGCGGAAGA
The bacterium DNA segment above includes these coding regions:
- a CDS encoding DEAD/DEAH box helicase family protein, with translation MLFRFDANQEYQLQAIAAVVDLFEGQMRVEKDLSFELGATFPAVPNRLELDEAAVLANLQKVQVVNGLKPDERLELIEESIEAVSGPKQARFGNFSVEMETGTGKTYVYIRTALELYHRYGMRKFVVVVPSVAIREGVLKTFEVTRTHLRDLYQNVPYRFSVYDSASLAQVRQFAVSDSVEFMVMTIDSFNKTSNVIRQSRDQLSGEVPLHMIQAARPILILDEPQNMESELSVRSLAALDPLFALRYSATHRNPYNLVHRLTPFEAYRQGLVKRIEVAGVEQIDDANLPYLRLEGIRTEKTRLSARIAVQRLMADKSVKEKVLTVRPDDNLKELTGRDDYAGFAVDEITSRYVRFGNGIELKPGESQGADREAIFAAQIEDTIKEHFRKQRRLRDKGIKVLSLFFIDRVDNYQSENGVIRRLFNQTFERLKAEHPDWRDTKVEDVQAAYFAQRRHRGGDIELQDSTSGRSKADEEAYDLIMKDKESLLSFPLPEDSEEARRRKQVSFIFSHSALREGWDNPNVFQICTLNQTASEIKKRQEVGRGVRLAVNQAGERVRDEDVNVLTVVANESYEKYVASLQRETEEEYGKDGLPPKPPNARRRTVAKLRKAHMLKPEFKELWEQIKHKTRYSVGIDTERLISEVVAELDQVVIRRPRIAITKVELKAEKVGQGDEFRSLVTSGAQTLVDLSGRYPLPNLVAKMSELLEGMTPPVRMTRGTLLAVLRRTAQKQAAVDNPHEFATVAVRIIMARLADMLVAGIKYLKDGTWYDMKLFYDDEEVAAWEDNTVPAGESSLYDRVVFESDIERKFAEDLDGMDQVKLYVKLPKWFKVQTPVGEYNPDWAIVWESRDSTGEPTADPRLYLVRETKDPGWPAHARQEEVRKVRCGEAHFKHALGVDYDVVSTANQLPRK
- a CDS encoding amidohydrolase family protein — its product is MTVSILAVVALLGAAGDGATYIRAGNVFDGERFIGSRVIVVEDGRIAAVEESGFVIPAGAETIDATDATVMPGLIDGHCHFMEPPKPYTDNLERYGRGRLEAEAMSAFASSRRHLLLNGVTTIADMGGSLSAYQGLRAALDKGRITGPELYFSGPQITAPGGHPAGTTYRGEHDLIDLATFQTNDTAAVRKKVAAMASEGVDFIAIVYDGEGEKGDSPSEQLTEFAAVQSPFSVRRVPRLKLEVARAAIAEAHRHALRVFARVGSQSEALDMVNAGADGIEQGFETVTESLFVAMAARGVYLTPAFWAGFRRTPSEGVHMQYAIRHASKAGVPLCIGTDFPESHETHCGDDVLAEMRIFEIVGVPRPVVITAATAVNARKLGRENELGRVAPGYRANLVFMRGSVDTGELSANRIERVMLHGQTVVQNGRVCADCESRFRENSLSYLGYPYWDPLLSWMAGGTATDYDFLRTGITAEADFMYSIRNMWFANTVLDLPSPIPRTALRAGMHFDDENRLFYGLGNDTRLDETTEYSNFIFREWASSRMRISGPWKALSYLVFDQTAVRPYPGTDIGATKTRNDTKLIGDDGQHTVTLPGAGQVLPDTLAGHNGGNEIALTLTLAHDTRDHQDNPWYGHYVGLGAQVAPKLLPNSHSFEKVIFDARGYVSAAHRHILAGRLLCQQAFGDVPFYYLPEFGGDTLGRGYMPFRFRDRASVIGQLEYRFPIWSLVSGVVFADFGQFQPSFSRMNLGGFHPSVGFGPSFSFGPNESQIVGVDVGFTPDGWNLVMHSGHVF
- a CDS encoding metallopeptidase TldD-related protein, coding for MERLLEIARKNADAATVFGTSDTSDGVEFENGRLKAADTSLSSGTALTLVKEGKQGLAYTRNLIDREGLVRDALAALAGGVEAPGELPKPVKLPKLATAQEAAGGNAALAEECRRMTEWLSGRVKGQVNVMAAHSTRDLRVMTSSGVDASTHQTSYFAMAGVLYPGSYSGVRRVLSAKAPVPFAEEDLRFIADIYNASEKEAKGVSGRTRVLFLPNAVFALAWRLLTATNARFVYEKVSPLAGRIGEQVLSDRLTLKDEPLNDSLPGARSLDDEGTPCRDLALFEHGVLKSFYNDRFYAHKTGAAPTGHGYRGGITSPPSPSLEHATISPGEHSLAQMVKLLGRGVIASDVMGAHSGNRLHGDYSVGLAPGLWVEDGKIVGVVKDSMVSGNVYEDMKNVVAVEDTVHDAPMGRFPALLLDNISFTTRG